A window of the Armatimonadota bacterium genome harbors these coding sequences:
- a CDS encoding exo-alpha-sialidase, translated as MLVLLVMFSLHADHARGQDVQWRDATSLEVEGKGWTNTTDPFDRLPASAKTKVNSTAWDQSKESAGICIRFTTDAATVSVRWSLTSASLAMPHMPATGCSGLDLYARTADGSWRFIGNGRPHKQDGNLATLEFPDGAKAGRECLLYLPAYNGMKSLEIGVPPDAHLEMPASRPDGLRKALVVYGTSITQGGCASRPGMIWTSILGRMLDRPVINLGFSASGDMAPPVGEVLAEIDAAAYVIDCTWNMGTGKEMFLDQVTKLVQAIRKAHPVTPILFMGQSMIRPDAHPTERTRDQEFAVQSLQKDGVKGLVIVAPDDFIGDDGEGTVDGVHYTDIGMQRQAQSLFPIVSMAVSGPMKPRVYIDTDTANEVDDPFAIYRALLAPEFNVVGLSSAGWGEPKDFGANTRTSQKMNEELLAMLNLTDRVSHPIGALKPMPAAATPVDSPAARDIIAKAKAMPDGRKLQVFVLGAYTTVASALLLEPGIKDRMAVHVMGFRYDDKRLTPTEFNTLGDLHAAAHLLKSGAELKVMQNSALGDFFWSKAELDAHFKGRGGVPDYLVKRWETHSPKDTQRILWDIAVFEAVLRPQLATLQEIEHEGAKLHLWTRVDLPGMKADYWEATKASALATAKSAVSVDPIVISKGGQAHSYQAFPDACRLKNGDILVAFYAGYNHVSLATDDFPLGGRLCLVRSSDEGRTWTSPAVLYDDADDNRDPHLSQLDDGTVVCTFFSVAEKNRQRLKTLKDPKNYDLPSMETGVQIVLSRDNGKTWEPQAREAIPGWLCSAPVRQLPDGTCVLGLYRGDEETGLSVAGTARSTDRCRTWETPVVIGAPEGVGLNAETDVIRLADGRLYAAMRSFTDDMYYAVSDDEAKSWTEAKKVGFPAHAPHLNRLSDGTIILSHRLPKTSIHVSHDDTKTWQGPYLIDSCIGAYPATVELKDHSILIVYYTEGGGSAIRARRFNLKPDGIEFLPL; from the coding sequence GTGTTGGTGCTTCTGGTTATGTTCAGCCTGCATGCTGATCATGCCAGGGGGCAGGACGTACAATGGCGTGACGCCACTTCGCTCGAGGTCGAAGGCAAGGGCTGGACCAACACCACAGACCCTTTCGACCGGCTTCCGGCTTCCGCCAAGACGAAGGTCAATTCCACGGCGTGGGACCAGAGCAAGGAAAGCGCCGGCATCTGTATTCGATTCACCACCGACGCTGCGACCGTGAGCGTGCGATGGTCGCTCACCAGCGCATCGCTCGCCATGCCGCACATGCCCGCGACCGGATGCAGCGGCTTGGATCTTTACGCCCGCACCGCCGATGGCTCGTGGCGGTTCATCGGAAACGGCAGGCCGCACAAACAGGACGGCAATCTCGCCACTCTCGAATTCCCGGATGGTGCCAAAGCGGGGCGAGAGTGCCTGCTCTACCTGCCCGCATACAACGGCATGAAGTCCCTGGAAATCGGAGTGCCACCGGACGCCCATCTGGAAATGCCGGCTTCGCGGCCCGATGGTCTGCGCAAGGCGCTCGTCGTTTACGGAACATCGATCACCCAAGGCGGATGCGCATCGCGGCCTGGGATGATCTGGACATCGATTCTTGGCCGCATGCTCGACCGACCGGTGATCAACCTGGGTTTCTCCGCCTCGGGTGATATGGCACCGCCCGTCGGCGAGGTGCTCGCCGAAATCGACGCGGCGGCGTATGTCATCGACTGCACCTGGAACATGGGAACGGGCAAGGAAATGTTCCTGGATCAGGTGACAAAGCTGGTGCAAGCCATTCGCAAAGCCCACCCCGTCACGCCGATCCTTTTTATGGGCCAATCGATGATTCGCCCCGACGCCCATCCGACCGAGAGAACCCGCGATCAGGAATTCGCCGTCCAGAGTCTGCAAAAGGATGGCGTAAAGGGACTGGTGATCGTCGCTCCTGATGACTTCATCGGCGACGACGGCGAAGGCACCGTGGACGGCGTCCACTACACGGACATCGGGATGCAACGACAGGCTCAATCCCTGTTTCCCATCGTCAGCATGGCCGTGAGTGGGCCAATGAAACCTCGCGTTTACATTGACACCGACACGGCAAACGAGGTGGACGACCCCTTCGCCATCTACCGGGCACTGCTCGCCCCCGAGTTCAATGTCGTCGGCCTGTCCTCGGCTGGCTGGGGGGAACCGAAGGACTTCGGGGCCAATACCCGGACCAGCCAGAAGATGAACGAGGAACTGCTCGCTATGCTGAACCTCACGGATCGTGTCTCGCATCCGATCGGGGCTCTGAAACCGATGCCCGCCGCCGCCACGCCGGTCGATTCACCCGCCGCGCGAGACATCATCGCCAAGGCGAAGGCGATGCCGGACGGGCGGAAATTACAGGTGTTTGTGCTCGGAGCTTACACCACCGTCGCCTCCGCGCTGCTGCTTGAGCCTGGCATCAAAGACAGAATGGCCGTGCATGTCATGGGTTTCCGCTACGATGACAAGCGGCTCACTCCGACTGAATTTAATACCTTGGGAGACCTGCACGCCGCCGCGCACCTCCTCAAGAGCGGCGCCGAACTGAAAGTCATGCAAAACAGCGCGCTCGGCGACTTCTTTTGGAGCAAGGCCGAATTGGACGCTCACTTCAAAGGCAGAGGCGGGGTGCCCGACTATCTGGTCAAGCGTTGGGAAACCCACAGCCCCAAGGACACCCAGCGCATTCTCTGGGACATCGCGGTCTTCGAGGCCGTGCTGCGGCCGCAGTTGGCGACCCTGCAGGAGATCGAGCACGAAGGTGCCAAACTTCACCTTTGGACCCGGGTTGATCTGCCAGGCATGAAAGCCGATTACTGGGAAGCGACGAAAGCTTCCGCGCTCGCAACCGCGAAGTCGGCGGTTTCGGTCGATCCCATCGTGATTTCCAAGGGCGGGCAGGCGCACTCGTATCAAGCCTTCCCCGACGCCTGCCGCCTCAAGAACGGCGACATCCTCGTGGCCTTCTACGCTGGCTACAATCACGTCTCGCTCGCGACCGATGATTTTCCGCTCGGCGGCCGTCTTTGCCTGGTCCGCTCTTCCGACGAAGGCCGCACCTGGACGTCACCTGCGGTGCTCTACGATGACGCGGATGACAATCGTGACCCGCATCTTTCCCAACTCGACGACGGCACGGTGGTCTGCACCTTCTTCTCGGTCGCCGAAAAGAACCGTCAGCGGCTGAAGACACTCAAGGACCCGAAGAACTACGATTTGCCGAGCATGGAGACCGGCGTGCAGATCGTCCTCAGCCGCGATAACGGCAAGACGTGGGAGCCGCAGGCCCGCGAAGCCATTCCCGGCTGGCTTTGCTCCGCCCCCGTCCGCCAGCTTCCCGACGGCACTTGCGTACTGGGGCTGTATCGCGGCGACGAAGAGACGGGGCTCAGCGTCGCCGGCACCGCCCGCTCCACGGATCGTTGCCGGACTTGGGAAACTCCCGTCGTCATCGGAGCGCCGGAAGGCGTCGGACTCAACGCCGAGACCGACGTCATCCGCCTCGCCGACGGTCGGCTGTATGCGGCGATGCGTTCCTTTACCGACGACATGTATTACGCGGTCAGTGACGATGAGGCAAAGTCATGGACCGAGGCGAAGAAAGTCGGCTTCCCGGCCCACGCCCCGCACCTGAACCGCCTGAGCGACGGCACGATCATCCTGAGCCATCGTCTTCCGAAAACATCCATCCACGTCAGCCATGACGATACAAAAACCTGGCAGGGACCATACTTGATTGATTCGTGCATTGGAGCCTACCCCGCCACCGTTGAATTGAAGGATCACAGCATTCTTATTGTTTACTACACGGAAGGCGGCGGCAGCGCCATCCGCGCCCGCCGCTTCAATCTGAAACCTGATGGAATCGAGTTTCTTCCGTTATAA
- a CDS encoding nucleoside hydrolase → MMALARVFGQAFPAAHRPEVREALGEEGFEVVGLSSMSWRDTSFAEGARQSQKMNEEILSLMKLTDRVSHPLGANKPMPNSSTPVDSPAARDIISKAKETAAGRKLRIFVLGAYTNVASALPIDPGIRDKIAVYVMGYDYIHGQLQTDEFNCQGDQNAAACLLNSGVELHVMAASTLRDFYWAKADVDVHFKDNGGIRDYLVSRWESREPNSAQRILWDIAVFEAFFHPDLAKLEEVARGGFKTSVWTSVDKKAMQADYWDATKSY, encoded by the coding sequence GTGATGGCCCTCGCGCGCGTGTTTGGCCAGGCCTTCCCAGCCGCCCATCGACCTGAAGTACGGGAGGCTCTTGGCGAAGAGGGATTTGAAGTCGTCGGTCTGTCCTCGATGAGCTGGAGAGATACGAGTTTCGCCGAAGGCGCTCGCCAGAGCCAGAAGATGAACGAGGAAATACTCTCGCTTATGAAACTGACGGATCGTGTTTCCCATCCGCTTGGGGCGAATAAGCCAATGCCGAACTCATCCACGCCGGTCGATTCACCCGCCGCTCGAGACATCATCTCCAAGGCGAAGGAAACGGCTGCCGGCAGGAAACTCCGTATCTTCGTTCTCGGGGCGTATACGAATGTAGCTTCCGCACTGCCGATTGACCCAGGCATCAGGGACAAGATTGCTGTTTACGTTATGGGCTACGACTACATTCATGGACAGCTTCAGACGGATGAGTTCAATTGCCAGGGCGATCAGAACGCTGCTGCCTGCCTACTCAACAGCGGTGTTGAACTTCACGTAATGGCGGCCAGTACCCTGCGCGACTTCTATTGGGCCAAAGCCGACGTCGATGTACACTTCAAAGACAACGGGGGAATTCGCGATTACCTGGTCAGCCGCTGGGAATCTCGGGAGCCGAACTCTGCCCAGCGCATCCTTTGGGACATCGCCGTATTCGAGGCCTTCTTTCATCCGGATCTGGCGAAACTGGAGGAGGTTGCCCGGGGCGGTTTCAAAACCAGCGTCTGGACGAGCGTCGACAAAAAGGCCATGCAGGCCGACTATTGGGATGCAACCAAGTCCTACTAA
- a CDS encoding sugar ABC transporter substrate-binding protein: MHLRFSILGAKQEADLANALARGFEAEHPDIEIDVEPVAGMGYDIKLIMQSASGTVPDVLFLADSLVPTFTKYNVVRDLNEFIKKDPEFPIGDIYPQMLATGMDKQGRIFQLPRELGVVVMFYNRTLFRKAGLPDPPPDWTHEDFLRMAKKLTLRDDQGRIIQYGFTASYTWCGVYAPWVASEGGRVVTKDGKWAAFSSPESLKGLKNLIELVTVERVALPPNRSITIPGVDPFAAGKIAMQPQVFPQVPLYRATMKAFDWDVQVMPRGSVKHVTNMGAAGYGMSTNTKHPKEAWEFLKYIVSREGQTILAKSGSGIPCLKSMAKDPVWRKPGHPKNYDAFINSVEIGMGWDDFLILTRPEVQDAVNQAFEKSFLGKASVESAFKEADAKINKVLEESGRSD, encoded by the coding sequence GTGCACCTCCGGTTCAGCATCCTCGGCGCGAAGCAGGAGGCCGACCTCGCCAACGCCCTGGCGAGGGGCTTCGAGGCCGAGCACCCGGACATCGAGATAGATGTCGAGCCGGTCGCCGGGATGGGCTACGACATCAAGCTCATCATGCAGTCCGCGTCCGGGACCGTTCCCGACGTGCTCTTCCTCGCCGATTCGCTCGTCCCGACTTTCACCAAGTACAACGTCGTCCGCGACTTGAACGAGTTCATCAAGAAGGACCCCGAGTTCCCGATCGGCGACATCTATCCCCAGATGCTCGCCACCGGGATGGACAAGCAGGGGCGGATCTTCCAGCTCCCCCGCGAGCTTGGCGTCGTCGTGATGTTCTACAACCGCACGCTCTTCCGCAAGGCCGGGCTCCCCGACCCGCCGCCGGACTGGACGCACGAGGACTTCCTCCGCATGGCGAAGAAGCTCACCCTCCGCGACGATCAGGGCCGCATCATCCAATACGGATTCACCGCGAGCTATACGTGGTGCGGGGTCTACGCGCCGTGGGTCGCGTCGGAGGGCGGTCGGGTGGTGACCAAGGACGGGAAGTGGGCCGCGTTCAGCTCGCCGGAATCGCTCAAGGGGTTGAAGAACCTCATCGAACTGGTCACCGTGGAGAGGGTCGCGCTCCCGCCGAACCGAAGCATCACGATCCCCGGGGTAGACCCCTTCGCGGCCGGGAAGATCGCCATGCAGCCGCAGGTCTTCCCGCAGGTGCCGCTTTACCGCGCGACGATGAAGGCCTTCGATTGGGACGTCCAGGTGATGCCCAGGGGATCGGTGAAGCACGTCACGAACATGGGCGCGGCTGGATACGGCATGTCCACGAACACGAAACACCCGAAGGAGGCCTGGGAGTTCCTGAAGTACATCGTCAGCCGCGAGGGCCAGACGATCCTCGCGAAGTCCGGCAGCGGCATCCCGTGCCTGAAATCAATGGCGAAAGACCCCGTCTGGCGCAAGCCGGGGCATCCGAAGAACTACGACGCGTTCATCAACTCTGTCGAGATCGGCATGGGCTGGGACGACTTCCTCATCCTCACCCGCCCCGAGGTCCAGGACGCGGTGAACCAGGCCTTCGAGAAGTCGTTCCTCGGCAAGGCCTCCGTCGAATCTGCCTTCAAGGAAGCGGATGCGAAGATCAACAAAGTGCTCGAGGAGTCCGGTCGGTCTGACTAG